The following are encoded together in the Arthrobacter sp. Y-9 genome:
- a CDS encoding ATP-binding cassette domain-containing protein, with translation MTFRPAPLRAGAALAAFFVVARVLYRVLFNGADDGGTVLLNLPAFPLPAPYSSVTFLGPVTGSGLWEAVLSALPIAAGILAFALLNSLVDVARGFTVLARRGPLRGAARMLVVAWAALPALADAVRSVRLACLLRGERFGARALVPVLERTLEHASRVAAALELRGFAGAGLPAAASPAASGRAEGAGPAEPLLVEPVVAENATFGIGGTTITVHAFTPAPGTLTVLTGPTGSGKSTVLRGLAGLLSHVDGGTLEGTVRVAGIDRASVPPRDTAGLVGVVLQNPRAAFATTRVRDEIALALELRGVHGPVARARVQDVAAAVGVEVLLDRDLTNLSAGEATLVAIAAAVVQEPMLLLVDEPLADLDTSARRRVVTVLGDLAHRHGVCVLVAEHRAGALVSVADTWWALDGGVLAPGASPLMTRAEDAVPFGDATGPVPGPDGEPVLTATGLSLTRHGKTLLRDASLDLHRGHITALVGPNGAGKSSLLVALALFGKHRDKELRGTVAGSGVRIALVPDASDDLFTRDTVGAELRAAARRAPGDITESDAWDRFRLLRAGGRIPDAGEHPRDLSAGERRILALTLQSLGEPGVLVIDEPTRGLDPAAREAVGRALEAAAGTGAAVLLATHDRDFAHGLGARILPMRDGVTPVPGDGAESGDEGGDDEARVAGTAGPSTTNQLWAHPLPPASRPIGARRGTQRTRRTWRPRRPHLPRGAEAVTLLLANLLAFAAFCWPLVATALPEDAAAATPYAALAIAPLAAIAVVICLDGSVRSAHTVALLGVLAAVGSAVRVASTGVGGVEAVFILLILAGRAYGARFGLLLGAATIALSSAVWGGIGPWTPFQIFACAWVGAGAGLLPRRVRGVAELWMLGLYGVVASYLFGLLTNLWFWPFAVGAGTGISYLPGAPLLDNLRSFLLYSLLTSTAGWDTLRAVTTVVGIAVVGRAVLAALRRAKPVTAPAPRPGFRRGTASEDRARRLSLTP, from the coding sequence GTGACCTTCCGGCCCGCGCCGCTACGCGCCGGGGCGGCCCTCGCCGCCTTCTTCGTGGTGGCGCGGGTCCTCTACCGCGTCCTCTTCAACGGGGCCGACGACGGCGGGACCGTCCTCCTCAACCTCCCGGCCTTCCCGCTCCCGGCTCCGTACTCGTCGGTCACCTTCCTGGGGCCCGTCACCGGGTCCGGCCTCTGGGAAGCGGTCCTGTCGGCCCTCCCGATCGCGGCGGGCATCCTGGCCTTCGCGCTGCTCAACTCGCTGGTCGACGTGGCCCGGGGGTTCACGGTGCTCGCGCGCCGCGGCCCGTTGCGCGGGGCCGCCCGGATGCTCGTGGTGGCGTGGGCCGCGCTGCCCGCGCTGGCGGACGCGGTCCGTTCAGTGCGGCTGGCCTGCCTCCTGCGCGGTGAGCGGTTCGGGGCGCGGGCCCTCGTCCCGGTCCTGGAACGCACTCTCGAGCACGCGAGCCGCGTGGCCGCCGCGCTGGAACTGCGCGGCTTCGCCGGGGCCGGACTGCCGGCGGCGGCCTCCCCTGCGGCGAGCGGCCGTGCGGAAGGCGCCGGCCCTGCCGAGCCCCTCCTCGTCGAGCCCGTCGTGGCCGAGAACGCCACCTTCGGCATCGGCGGCACGACGATCACCGTCCACGCCTTCACGCCCGCGCCCGGGACGCTGACCGTGCTTACGGGCCCCACCGGCTCCGGCAAATCGACGGTGCTGCGCGGCCTGGCCGGGCTGCTGTCCCACGTCGACGGCGGCACCCTTGAGGGCACCGTGCGCGTCGCCGGCATCGACCGTGCGAGCGTCCCGCCCCGCGACACCGCAGGCCTCGTGGGCGTGGTGCTCCAGAATCCTCGCGCCGCGTTCGCCACCACACGAGTCCGCGACGAGATCGCCCTCGCCCTGGAACTGCGCGGCGTCCACGGCCCGGTCGCCCGCGCTCGGGTGCAGGACGTCGCGGCGGCCGTCGGCGTCGAAGTGCTCCTGGACCGCGATCTGACGAACTTGTCCGCGGGTGAAGCGACCCTCGTGGCCATCGCGGCCGCCGTCGTGCAGGAACCGATGCTGCTGCTCGTGGACGAACCGCTCGCCGACCTGGACACCTCCGCGCGGCGCCGCGTCGTCACCGTGCTCGGCGACCTCGCCCACCGCCACGGGGTGTGCGTCCTGGTCGCGGAACATCGCGCCGGGGCGCTGGTCTCCGTGGCCGACACCTGGTGGGCCCTCGACGGCGGCGTGCTGGCGCCGGGCGCCTCTCCCCTGATGACCCGGGCGGAGGACGCCGTCCCGTTCGGGGACGCGACCGGCCCGGTCCCCGGGCCCGACGGCGAGCCCGTCCTCACAGCGACCGGCCTGTCCCTCACACGGCACGGGAAGACCCTGCTCCGCGACGCGTCGCTGGACCTGCACCGGGGTCACATCACGGCGCTGGTCGGGCCCAATGGCGCCGGGAAGTCGTCGCTTCTCGTGGCCCTGGCGCTCTTCGGGAAGCACCGCGACAAGGAACTCCGCGGCACGGTGGCCGGCAGCGGCGTCCGGATCGCTCTCGTGCCCGACGCCTCCGACGACCTCTTCACCCGTGACACCGTCGGCGCCGAACTCCGGGCCGCGGCGCGGCGTGCACCCGGCGACATCACCGAGAGCGACGCCTGGGACCGGTTCCGGCTGCTGCGCGCGGGCGGCCGGATCCCCGACGCCGGCGAGCACCCCCGCGATCTCTCCGCCGGCGAGCGCCGCATCCTCGCCCTCACCCTGCAGAGTCTCGGCGAGCCCGGGGTCCTCGTGATCGACGAACCGACCCGCGGCCTGGATCCCGCGGCCCGGGAAGCGGTCGGCAGAGCACTGGAAGCCGCCGCCGGCACGGGCGCCGCGGTGCTCCTCGCGACCCACGACCGCGACTTCGCCCACGGGCTCGGCGCCCGGATCCTGCCGATGCGCGACGGCGTCACGCCGGTTCCGGGTGACGGTGCGGAGAGCGGGGATGAAGGCGGTGACGACGAGGCCCGAGTCGCGGGAACCGCGGGGCCGTCGACGACCAACCAGCTCTGGGCCCACCCCCTCCCGCCCGCCTCACGGCCCATCGGAGCCCGCCGGGGCACTCAGCGGACCCGGCGCACGTGGCGACCTCGGCGACCCCACCTCCCCCGCGGCGCCGAGGCCGTCACCCTGCTCCTGGCGAATCTTCTGGCGTTCGCCGCCTTCTGCTGGCCCCTGGTGGCGACGGCGCTGCCCGAGGACGCCGCTGCGGCGACCCCGTACGCGGCCCTGGCGATCGCGCCGCTGGCCGCGATCGCCGTCGTGATCTGCCTGGACGGCTCGGTCCGGTCGGCGCACACTGTGGCCCTGCTGGGGGTGCTGGCCGCGGTCGGGTCGGCGGTCCGCGTGGCGAGCACGGGGGTCGGCGGGGTCGAGGCCGTGTTCATCCTGCTGATCCTGGCCGGCCGGGCCTACGGCGCGCGGTTCGGGCTGCTGCTCGGCGCCGCGACGATCGCCCTGTCGAGCGCGGTGTGGGGCGGGATCGGCCCGTGGACGCCGTTCCAGATCTTCGCGTGCGCGTGGGTCGGGGCGGGCGCGGGTCTGCTCCCCCGGCGGGTCCGAGGGGTCGCGGAGCTGTGGATGCTCGGCCTGTACGGTGTGGTGGCGTCCTACCTCTTCGGCCTGCTGACGAATCTGTGGTTCTGGCCGTTCGCGGTGGGCGCCGGCACGGGCATCTCGTACCTGCCGGGCGCGCCGCTGCTCGACAACCTCCGCAGCTTCCTGCTTTACTCCCTGCTGACCTCGACGGCGGGCTGGGACACCCTGCGAGCCGTCACCACGGTGGTGGGGATCGCCGTCGTGGGCCGGGCGGTGCTCGCCGCGCTCCGGCGCGCGAAACCCGTCACGGCACCCGCGCCCCGCCCCGGCTTCCGCCGCGGCACGGCGTCCGAGGACCGGGCCAGGCGGTTGAGCCTCACACCTTGA
- a CDS encoding ATP-binding protein: MSGDHEPVVHEGEASPAFVDEVVDALETLWLGTPSVPAEDRTLFMLAVSEVTTNIVQHSEPGVRVHVRLSADEGQLRAVVRDTAPAVALDLESAELPDAESESGRGLALTRAVLDEFRHDGTEDGNLWTLRRAIGTAPR, translated from the coding sequence ATGAGCGGTGACCACGAGCCGGTGGTCCACGAAGGCGAGGCCTCCCCCGCTTTCGTCGACGAGGTGGTCGACGCCCTCGAAACGCTCTGGCTCGGCACACCCTCCGTGCCGGCTGAGGACCGCACCCTGTTCATGCTGGCGGTCAGCGAAGTGACGACCAACATCGTCCAGCACAGTGAGCCGGGCGTGCGGGTGCACGTGCGGCTCTCCGCCGACGAGGGCCAGCTGCGGGCGGTCGTGCGGGACACCGCGCCCGCCGTCGCGCTCGACCTGGAGTCGGCGGAACTGCCCGACGCGGAGAGCGAATCGGGGCGCGGACTCGCGCTGACCCGTGCGGTCCTGGACGAGTTCCGCCATGACGGCACGGAGGACGGAAACCTGTGGACGCTGCGCCGCGCGATCGGCACGGCACCCCGCTGA
- a CDS encoding STAS domain-containing protein: MNLTTTAHDGFAVVTIDGRLIASGAPLLRRAVEDLIGDGTSRVVVDLSRTEFIDSSGLGALIGGLKRTRVAGGDLRLAAVPDAVRSVLRLTNLDRVLGEYPTPETAFDER; the protein is encoded by the coding sequence ATGAACCTCACCACCACCGCCCACGACGGTTTCGCGGTCGTCACCATCGACGGCCGGCTGATCGCCTCCGGAGCCCCTCTGCTGCGGCGCGCGGTGGAGGATCTGATCGGCGACGGGACCTCCCGCGTGGTCGTGGACCTGTCCCGCACCGAGTTCATCGACTCCTCCGGGCTCGGCGCGCTCATCGGCGGGCTCAAGCGGACCCGCGTGGCGGGCGGCGACCTCCGCCTCGCGGCCGTGCCGGACGCGGTGCGTTCCGTGCTGCGCCTGACGAACCTGGACCGCGTGCTCGGCGAGTACCCGACGCCGGAGACGGCGTTCGATGAGCGGTGA
- a CDS encoding glycosyltransferase: MTTRFVLIRILAVLSVLFGVNYIVWRWLASVDWAAWWIAVPLVLAETYSLIDTFLFALTMWRAKDRPRPQSEPQGTADVFITTYNEPLELVMATARAAQRIAYPHTTWILDDGARPEMEQAAAEAGIGYLTRSDDWIGKPRHAKAGNLNNALFETDGEFLLILDADQVPDPLILHRTLGYFADDPEVALVQTPQWFINVDDADPLGSQAPLFYGPIQQGKDGWNAAFFCGSNAVLRREALMRLGIVGYVQDVTQSTLKALKAADTLIGREARTANDPELSRELGALRAEIVRAREAVLSGAPLAEATATLSDAVDRSAQSLLARDFAGIREDLEVIASLPIERDAELDLLVVDETRLDRLAAAELSPLGAVEAVQRLLEALRIDRGSEAQPILPMATISVTEDMATAMQLHSQGWRSVYHHEILARGLAPEDLRTMLTQRLRWAQGTLQVMLKDNPLVKRGLSGGQRLMYFATMWSYLSGFAALAYLAAPVIYLVFGVLPVTAWSGDFFARFLPAFIVNQLLFVVVARGMKTWRGQQYSLALFPVWIRACWTAVANVAFGRPLSFAVTKKDGRDARGIPWREIWPQLTAIAVLVLALVIGVVRVIAGTADGTGTLVNTAWVCYDLLVLSVIIQAARYRGPAAVVAASEETVAEGDS; this comes from the coding sequence ATGACGACGCGCTTCGTGCTCATCCGGATCCTCGCCGTCCTCTCGGTCCTCTTCGGCGTCAACTACATCGTGTGGCGCTGGCTCGCCTCCGTGGACTGGGCCGCGTGGTGGATCGCGGTGCCGCTCGTGCTCGCCGAGACGTACAGCCTGATCGACACCTTCCTCTTCGCCCTCACCATGTGGCGCGCCAAGGACCGGCCCCGCCCGCAGTCCGAACCCCAGGGCACCGCGGACGTCTTCATCACCACCTACAACGAGCCTCTCGAGCTCGTGATGGCCACGGCGCGGGCCGCGCAGCGGATCGCCTACCCTCACACCACCTGGATCCTCGACGACGGCGCCCGCCCCGAGATGGAGCAGGCCGCCGCGGAGGCCGGGATCGGCTACCTGACCCGCTCCGACGACTGGATCGGAAAGCCCCGGCACGCCAAGGCGGGCAACCTCAACAACGCGCTCTTCGAGACCGACGGCGAGTTCCTCCTGATCCTCGACGCCGACCAGGTGCCGGATCCGCTTATCCTGCACCGCACGCTGGGCTACTTCGCCGACGACCCGGAAGTCGCCCTCGTCCAGACCCCGCAGTGGTTCATCAACGTGGACGACGCCGATCCGCTCGGCAGCCAGGCGCCCCTGTTCTACGGACCGATCCAGCAGGGCAAGGACGGCTGGAACGCTGCGTTCTTCTGCGGCTCCAATGCCGTGCTGCGCCGCGAGGCACTCATGCGGCTCGGCATCGTCGGCTACGTGCAGGACGTCACGCAGTCGACCCTGAAAGCCCTGAAAGCCGCGGACACCCTGATCGGCCGGGAAGCCCGGACGGCGAACGACCCGGAGCTGAGCCGCGAACTGGGGGCGCTCCGCGCCGAAATCGTCCGCGCCCGGGAGGCCGTGCTCAGCGGAGCCCCGCTGGCCGAGGCGACCGCCACCCTGAGCGACGCCGTCGACCGTTCCGCCCAGTCCCTCCTGGCGCGTGACTTCGCCGGCATCCGCGAGGACCTGGAGGTCATCGCGAGCCTGCCGATCGAGCGGGACGCGGAACTCGATCTGCTGGTGGTCGACGAGACCCGCCTCGACCGCCTGGCCGCCGCCGAGCTGTCTCCGCTGGGAGCGGTCGAGGCCGTGCAGCGCCTGCTGGAGGCGCTGCGGATCGACCGCGGTTCCGAGGCTCAGCCGATCCTGCCGATGGCGACCATCTCGGTCACCGAGGACATGGCGACCGCGATGCAGCTGCATTCCCAGGGCTGGCGGAGCGTGTACCACCACGAGATCCTCGCCCGGGGCCTGGCGCCCGAGGATCTGCGCACGATGCTGACGCAGCGGCTCCGCTGGGCGCAGGGCACCCTCCAGGTCATGCTCAAAGACAATCCGCTGGTCAAGCGCGGCCTGTCCGGCGGGCAGCGGCTCATGTACTTCGCCACGATGTGGAGCTATCTCTCCGGCTTCGCCGCGCTGGCCTACCTCGCGGCCCCGGTCATCTATCTGGTGTTCGGCGTCCTCCCGGTGACGGCCTGGAGCGGTGACTTCTTCGCCCGGTTCCTCCCTGCGTTCATCGTCAACCAGTTGCTGTTCGTCGTGGTGGCCCGCGGTATGAAGACCTGGCGCGGCCAGCAGTATTCCCTGGCCCTCTTCCCCGTCTGGATCCGCGCCTGCTGGACCGCGGTGGCGAACGTCGCCTTCGGCCGCCCGCTGAGTTTCGCCGTGACCAAGAAGGACGGCCGGGACGCCCGGGGCATCCCGTGGCGGGAGATCTGGCCGCAGCTCACCGCGATCGCGGTGCTCGTCCTGGCCCTCGTGATCGGCGTCGTCCGCGTCATCGCGGGGACGGCGGACGGGACGGGTACGCTCGTGAACACGGCCTGGGTCTGCTACGACCTCCTGGTCCTCAGCGTCATCATCCAGGCCGCCCGGTACCGCGGGCCGGCCGCCGTCGTCGCAGCATCCGAAGAAACCGTCGCCGAAGGAGACTCATGA